A stretch of the Panicum virgatum strain AP13 chromosome 9N, P.virgatum_v5, whole genome shotgun sequence genome encodes the following:
- the LOC120688057 gene encoding transmembrane protein 230-like has protein sequence MASRRNVRYTPLPVEDGEYNNPAKEDVDLRFTYTPKSYRRIPWKSIALALFLLLLGTSLLFLSYFIFTGHMEGDSSQAYGLLFLGFLSFLPGFYETRVAYYSWRGAPGYTFASIPDY, from the exons ATGGCATCAAGACGCAATGTTCGTTACACACCTCTTCCTGTAGAGGATGGGGAGTACAACAATCCTGCTAAAGAAGATGTTGATCTTCGGTTCACTTACACTCCAAAATCCTACAGGAGGATCCCCTGGAAGTCAATTGCCCTGGCAttgttcctcctcctccttggaacTTCACTTCTCTTCCTTTCATACTTCATATTCACAGGTCACATGGAGGGTGATAGTTCTCAGGCATATGGTCTCTTATTCCTGGGCTTCCTTTCCTTCCTTCCTG GCTTTTACGAAACTCGGGTTGCTTACTATTCATGGCGAGGAGCACCAGGTTACACCTTTGCATCCATACCAGATTATTAG